Proteins encoded within one genomic window of Glycine soja cultivar W05 chromosome 1, ASM419377v2, whole genome shotgun sequence:
- the LOC114384578 gene encoding zinc finger protein ZAT1-like, which produces MALILDQQSNFKHFCKICKKGFGCGRALGGHMRAHGIGDESGHMDDDDQASDWEDRLGGNVPPSNKRMYALRTNPNRLKSCRVCENCGKEFLSWKSFLEHGKCTSEDAESLVSCPGSDADDGGIGSGRRGCGWSKRKRSLRTKVGSFNYNCPSSEEEDLANCLMMLSNAIVDPLIAEPEESCASASKEEEQRRNPMNFIAPLSYKINNNNQHLVDNKAKGVAKGLFECKACKKVFNSHQALGGHRASHKKVKGCFAAKLDNLDDNIMEDDVITHEEFFPTKSNSTLQFDHGSSNPSLASSSKRKPKVHECSICHRSFSSGQALGGHKRCHWITSNAPDTSTLTRFQPFQEHLDQIPKFDTSSEPLDLKLDLNLPAPSNDLARRNVSSEFYLRPWVASKDAKDDNKNSQCQSLHNPNNNLDIDNDEDKNNNNSMQNMDNEGDSKIKLAKLSELKDMNTGGSSLPWLQVGIGSTATDVETDNC; this is translated from the coding sequence ATGGCTTTGATATTGGATCAACAATCAAACTTCAAGCACTTTtgtaaaatttgcaaaaaaGGTTTTGGTTGTGGCAGAGCTTTGGGAGGACACATGAGGGCTCATGGCATAGGAGATGAAAGTGGTCACATGGATGATGATGACCAAGCAAGTGATTGGGAAGATAGGTTGGGTGGAAATGTGCCACCAAGCAACAAACGCATGTATGCCTTAAGAACAAACCCTAATAGACTAAAGAGCTGTAGGGTGTGTGAGAATTGTGGCAAAGAGTTCTTGTCATGGAAATCTTTCCTTGAACATGGAAAATGCACCTCTGAGGATGCCGAGTCCTTGGTCTCGTGTCCTGGATCCGATGCCGACGATGGCGGCATCGGCAGTGGCCGGAGAGGATGTGGCTGGTCCAAAAGGAAAAGGTCATTGAGAACTAAGGTTGGTAGCTTCAATTACAATTGCCCATCAAGCGAGGAAGAAGACCTTGCAAATTGTTTAATGATGTTATCCAATGCCATTGTAGATCCTCTTATAGCCGAGCCAGAAGAATCTTGTGCATCGGCTAGCAAAGAGGAGGAACAACGAAGAAATCCCATGAACTTCATTGCACCATTGTCATAcaaaatcaacaacaacaaccagcACCTTGTTGATAACAAGGCCAAAGGGGTTGCCAAGGGCTTGTTTGAATGCAAAGCATGCAAGAAGGTTTTCAATTCCCACCAAGCATTGGGTGGCCATAGAGCAAGCCACAAAAAGGTCAAGGGTTGTTTTGCTGCAAAGCTAGACAACCTTGATGACAATATCATGGAGGATGATGTCATCACACATGAAGAGTTCTTCCcaacaaaatcaaactccaccctCCAATTTGACCATGGAAGCTCCAATCCCTCATTGGCCTCTTCCTCTAAGAGAAAACCCAAAGTGCATGAATGCTCCATTTGCCACAGGAGCTTCTCTTCAGGACAAGCATTAGGGGGACACAAAAGGTGCCATTGGATCACATCAAATGCTCCTGACACCTCCACATTAACAAGATTTCAACCATTTCAAGAGCACTTGGATCAAATACCCAAATTTGATACCTCTTCTGAGCCTCTTGATCTCAAATTAGACCTTAACCTTCCTGCACCATCCAATGACCTTGCAAGAAGGAATGTGTCTTCGGAATTTTACTTGCGGCCTTGGGTTGCATCAAAGGATGctaaagatgataacaaaaataGCCAGTGTCAAAGTCTCCACAACCCTAATAACAATCTTGATATTGACAATGATGAggacaaaaacaacaacaactcaATGCAAAACATGGACAATGAAGGTGATAGTAAGATCAAGTTGGCGAAACTGAGTGAGCTAAAGGACATGAACACTGGTGGCAGTTCTTTGCCATGGTTGCAGGTGGGAATCGGTTCAACTGCTACTGATGTGGAAACTGATAACTGCTGA